The Frankiaceae bacterium genome contains a region encoding:
- a CDS encoding glycosyltransferase, which yields MIAVVIPAKDEAARIASTVTAARTIGDVVVVDDGSRDDTADVARAAGATVVRHPRNRGKAAAMTTGAAAVPDAELLLFLDADLRETAAAAAALVVHVEAGDADCAIANLPRTPGAGGHGFVVRLARDGIRRATGWAPDQPLSGQRCLTRKAFEAALPLAYGFGVETAMTIDLLRAGFRVVEVPVPIAHRVTGTGWRDQVHRARQYAHVLRALARRR from the coding sequence GTGATCGCCGTCGTCATCCCCGCCAAGGACGAGGCGGCGCGCATCGCGTCGACCGTCACCGCGGCACGCACGATCGGTGACGTCGTCGTCGTGGACGACGGCTCGCGCGACGACACGGCGGACGTCGCGCGGGCGGCGGGAGCGACCGTCGTACGGCATCCGCGCAACCGCGGCAAGGCCGCCGCCATGACGACCGGCGCGGCCGCCGTGCCCGACGCGGAGCTGCTGCTGTTCCTCGACGCGGACCTGCGGGAGACCGCCGCCGCGGCGGCCGCTCTCGTCGTCCATGTCGAGGCCGGCGATGCCGACTGCGCCATCGCGAACCTGCCGCGCACTCCGGGCGCGGGCGGGCACGGGTTCGTGGTCCGCCTCGCGCGCGACGGCATCCGCCGCGCGACCGGCTGGGCGCCAGACCAGCCGCTGTCGGGGCAGCGGTGCCTGACGCGGAAGGCGTTCGAGGCGGCGCTGCCGCTGGCGTACGGCTTCGGCGTCGAGACCGCGATGACGATCGACCTGCTGCGCGCGGGGTTCCGCGTCGTGGAGGTGCCGGTGCCGATCGCGCACCGCGTCACCGGCACGGGGTGGCGCGACCAGGTGCACAGGGCGCGGCAGTACGCGCACGTGCTGAGAGCGCTGGCACGCCGCCGCTGA
- a CDS encoding HD domain-containing phosphohydrolase encodes MPGGNGAFARRAVLTAGLGIGVAGFAMTAAKGVPQLHVAVSFAVLVLVGELLRVNLPGDRDSSPIGGAAALAYSLLVALDNGTDAEHGVSTVIAVVFVAGVASALIHEALQRDARTTDLARRILATAAAAAAFRLVLVGSPLEDVAVGRRADQPLLAMAIAALVGIAVDLGLSAAVDSARKRAPFAPILRNEVTAQAPLSIATAATGILMALSVPVMGLWALLVFCVPLLVTQFSFRRFASISTTYRQTIRALSRVTEVGGYVEPGHARRVMTLSVAVGREFGLTDADLLDLEYAALMHDIGQLSLADPIPRGSTLTVAPSERRRIAQLGAEVIRTTGTLDRVAHIVESQASPYRKMRENADVDVPLAARIVKACSAYDDLVSTSREARGTRASWDALERLRMGMAFEYDPRVVEALTQVLQKAGDL; translated from the coding sequence GTGCCCGGGGGTAACGGCGCGTTCGCCCGCCGCGCGGTCCTCACCGCGGGCCTCGGCATCGGCGTCGCCGGCTTCGCGATGACTGCCGCGAAGGGCGTGCCGCAGCTCCACGTCGCGGTGTCGTTCGCGGTGCTGGTGCTCGTCGGCGAGCTGCTGCGCGTCAACCTCCCCGGCGACCGCGACTCGTCGCCGATCGGCGGCGCGGCGGCACTCGCGTACTCGCTGCTCGTCGCCCTCGACAACGGCACCGACGCCGAGCACGGCGTCTCCACGGTCATCGCGGTGGTGTTCGTCGCGGGCGTCGCGTCGGCGCTGATCCACGAGGCGCTGCAACGCGACGCGCGCACCACCGACCTCGCCCGCCGCATCCTCGCGACGGCGGCCGCGGCGGCGGCGTTCCGGCTGGTGCTCGTCGGCTCCCCGCTGGAGGACGTCGCGGTGGGGCGCAGGGCCGACCAGCCGCTGCTCGCCATGGCCATCGCCGCGCTCGTCGGCATCGCCGTCGACCTCGGTCTCTCCGCGGCGGTGGACTCCGCGCGCAAGCGGGCGCCGTTCGCGCCGATCCTCCGCAACGAGGTCACCGCCCAGGCCCCGCTGTCCATCGCGACCGCCGCGACCGGCATCCTCATGGCGCTGTCCGTCCCCGTCATGGGGTTGTGGGCGCTGCTGGTGTTCTGCGTGCCGCTGCTCGTGACGCAGTTCTCGTTCCGGCGCTTCGCGTCGATCTCGACGACGTACCGGCAGACGATCCGCGCGCTCTCCCGCGTCACCGAGGTCGGCGGCTACGTCGAGCCGGGGCACGCCCGCCGCGTCATGACGCTGTCGGTCGCGGTGGGCCGTGAGTTCGGCCTCACCGACGCCGACCTGCTCGACCTCGAGTACGCCGCGCTGATGCACGACATCGGCCAGCTCTCCCTCGCCGACCCGATCCCGCGCGGCTCCACGCTCACGGTCGCGCCCTCGGAACGACGCCGCATCGCGCAGCTCGGCGCCGAGGTCATCCGCACCACAGGCACCCTCGACCGGGTCGCGCACATCGTGGAGTCACAGGCGTCGCCGTACCGCAAGATGCGCGAGAACGCCGACGTCGACGTGCCGCTCGCGGCCCGCATCGTCAAGGCGTGCAGCGCGTACGACGACCTCGTCTCGACCTCCCGCGAGGCGCGCGGCACGCGGGCGTCGTGGGACGCGCTGGAACGGCTGCGCATGGGGATGGCGTTCGAGTACGACCCCCGCGTCGTCGAGGCGCTGACGCAGGTCCTGCAGAAGGCCGGCGACCTCTAG
- a CDS encoding HD-GYP domain-containing protein has translation MLLAFGSAGVASMGFRGSWVELGALALLYGLATHFATPMGKNMGVSVGFIVALAAAAVIGPHGVGLIGLAGALHPVSGSGRTVKRFFNAAQFSLAALTAGLVFDALLGGDGTRNIAESSVPMVLLAAIAASLVYYVINISLIAGILSLTSELSLARVWAGNVSPVIVAYVGYGLLGLLMAQLYQEVGFLAAVLFLAPMLVARAAFANYAQLRETYDSTVRALVQAVETKDYYTRGHSERVSRVTEMIAREWGMREDRVQVIRIAGMLHDVGKLGVPTKVLQKQGKLNQLEFEAIKLHPLRGYEMLCEIDFLTEALSGVYHHHERLDGRGYPMGLQDEEIPEFARIIMVADAFDSMTSTRSYRLAKTVEEAVAELRRCEQVQFDPKVVDCLVAAVEKHGWEPHAEPFHGEKVTKEGRRIDSPVPVISTKQGLVAVTPPEPEEGERSARG, from the coding sequence GTGCTGCTCGCTTTCGGCAGCGCGGGTGTCGCGTCGATGGGCTTCCGCGGGTCGTGGGTGGAGCTCGGCGCGCTCGCGCTCCTCTATGGCCTCGCCACTCATTTCGCGACGCCCATGGGCAAGAACATGGGCGTCTCCGTCGGCTTCATCGTCGCTCTCGCGGCGGCGGCGGTCATCGGCCCCCACGGCGTCGGCCTCATCGGGCTCGCCGGCGCGCTGCACCCGGTGTCGGGCAGCGGTCGGACCGTCAAGCGGTTCTTCAACGCCGCGCAGTTCTCGCTCGCCGCGCTGACCGCGGGCCTCGTGTTCGACGCCCTGCTCGGCGGCGACGGCACGCGGAACATCGCCGAGTCGTCGGTGCCGATGGTGCTGCTCGCCGCGATCGCCGCCAGCCTCGTGTACTACGTCATCAACATCTCGCTGATCGCGGGCATCCTGTCGCTCACGTCCGAACTGTCGCTGGCGCGCGTCTGGGCCGGGAACGTCTCACCGGTCATCGTGGCGTACGTCGGCTACGGCCTTCTCGGGCTGCTCATGGCGCAGCTGTACCAGGAGGTCGGCTTCCTCGCGGCGGTGCTGTTCCTGGCGCCGATGCTGGTGGCGCGGGCGGCGTTCGCCAACTACGCGCAGCTGCGCGAGACGTACGACTCCACGGTGCGCGCGCTCGTCCAGGCGGTCGAGACGAAGGACTACTACACACGCGGCCACTCCGAGCGCGTCTCGCGCGTGACCGAGATGATCGCCCGCGAGTGGGGCATGCGCGAGGACCGCGTCCAGGTCATCCGCATCGCCGGCATGCTGCACGACGTCGGCAAGCTCGGCGTGCCGACGAAGGTGCTGCAGAAGCAGGGCAAGCTGAACCAGCTCGAGTTCGAGGCGATCAAGCTCCACCCGCTGCGCGGCTACGAGATGCTCTGCGAGATCGACTTCCTCACCGAGGCGCTCTCGGGCGTCTACCACCACCACGAGCGCCTCGACGGCCGCGGCTACCCGATGGGCCTGCAGGACGAGGAGATCCCGGAGTTCGCGCGGATCATCATGGTGGCCGACGCGTTCGACTCGATGACGTCCACGCGCTCGTACCGCCTCGCCAAGACCGTCGAGGAGGCGGTCGCGGAGCTACGGCGCTGCGAGCAGGTCCAGTTCGACCCGAAGGTCGTGGACTGTCTCGTCGCCGCGGTCGAGAAGCACGGCTGGGAGCCGCACGCGGAGCCGTTCCACGGCGAGAAGGTCACCAAGGAGGGCCGGCGCATCGACTCGCCGGTGCCGGTCATCTCCACCAAGCAGGGCCTCGTCGCGGTGACGCCGCCGGAGCCCGAGGAGGGGGAGCGCAGTGCCCGGGGGTAA